Proteins encoded in a region of the Macrobrachium nipponense isolate FS-2020 chromosome 39, ASM1510439v2, whole genome shotgun sequence genome:
- the LOC135210263 gene encoding vesicle transport through interaction with t-SNAREs homolog 1A-like isoform X2 produces MDSIALLEEFEQQFATVTAEITAKTCLLTSREGADKRSLIEDVEKLKEEAKELLERMDLEVRDMQPQKREKYSSRIKSYHVELQRLEAEYNRSKSRVSEDSIRAELMEGGLAGLSTGEEQRQSLLDNTVTLERTSGRLTHGQKVALETEQIGAQILNDLNSQRQTINRARERLRETDTDLDQSSRILNTMLRRVLQNRTQLEIRRQQARGRCS; encoded by the exons ATGGATAGCATAGCCCTTTTAGAGGAATTCGAGCAGCAGTTTGCCACGGTCACCGCAGAAATCACCGCGAAGACATGCCTGTTAACTTCGAGAGAAGGAG CTGACAAAAGATCGCTTATTGAAGATGTGGAGAAACTTAAAGAAGAAGCCAAAGAACTG CTAGAAAGAATGGATTTAGAAGTGCGGGACATGCAAcctcagaaaagagaaaaatattcctCTCGTATAAAAAGCTACCATGTTGAATTGCAGCGACTGGAAGCAGAATACAATCGCTCCAAGTCCCGTGTTAGTGAAG ACAGTATAAGAGCTGAACTAATGGAAGGTGGTTTGGCTGGCCTTAGTACTGGAGAAGAACAACGGCAATCTCTTTTGGACAACACAGTGACTCTTGAACGTACATCAGGCCGCCTTACACACGGACAGAAAGTAGCTCTGGAGACAGAACAAATAGGGGCACAAATACTGAATGATTTAAATAGTCAAAGACAAACAATCAACAGAGCCAGAGAAAGA ttGCGAGAAACTGACACTGATCTTGACCAGAGTTCACGCATCTTGAACACAATGCTTAGAAGAGTTCTACAAAATAG GACACAACTGGAGATTAGGAGGCAGCAGGCCAGGGGAAGATGCTCATGA
- the LOC135210263 gene encoding vesicle transport through interaction with t-SNAREs homolog 1A-like isoform X1, with protein MDSIALLEEFEQQFATVTAEITAKTCLLTSREGADKRSLIEDVEKLKEEAKELLERMDLEVRDMQPQKREKYSSRIKSYHVELQRLEAEYNRSKSRVSEDSIRAELMEGGLAGLSTGEEQRQSLLDNTVTLERTSGRLTHGQKVALETEQIGAQILNDLNSQRQTINRARERLRETDTDLDQSSRILNTMLRRVLQNRFIVYAVVVIVAIVIVIAIYVSMTRN; from the exons ATGGATAGCATAGCCCTTTTAGAGGAATTCGAGCAGCAGTTTGCCACGGTCACCGCAGAAATCACCGCGAAGACATGCCTGTTAACTTCGAGAGAAGGAG CTGACAAAAGATCGCTTATTGAAGATGTGGAGAAACTTAAAGAAGAAGCCAAAGAACTG CTAGAAAGAATGGATTTAGAAGTGCGGGACATGCAAcctcagaaaagagaaaaatattcctCTCGTATAAAAAGCTACCATGTTGAATTGCAGCGACTGGAAGCAGAATACAATCGCTCCAAGTCCCGTGTTAGTGAAG ACAGTATAAGAGCTGAACTAATGGAAGGTGGTTTGGCTGGCCTTAGTACTGGAGAAGAACAACGGCAATCTCTTTTGGACAACACAGTGACTCTTGAACGTACATCAGGCCGCCTTACACACGGACAGAAAGTAGCTCTGGAGACAGAACAAATAGGGGCACAAATACTGAATGATTTAAATAGTCAAAGACAAACAATCAACAGAGCCAGAGAAAGA ttGCGAGAAACTGACACTGATCTTGACCAGAGTTCACGCATCTTGAACACAATGCTTAGAAGAGTTCTACAAAATAGGTTTATAGTTTATGCTGTTGTTGTTATCGTTGCCATTGTTATAGTTATAGCCATATATGTTTCTATGACAAggaattaa
- the LOC135210266 gene encoding chondroitin sulfate N-acetylgalactosaminyltransferase 1-like, whose amino-acid sequence MLQNYRHQLHSFLLTQGPLIRLCLRLTVLLVFTVFCLSKIYSFSDSVKDHLWNPFRAKKTQNGESQHRDVAHNLPPREDDDEILNEDPRYPRTRDWLYDHIYYSFYDGNRVYTNQEYTGGTVSRNTHHDEQLMLSQVRERAYKFFSTKSPGKYSKENCNSIRYRTIPTVGIEADVTCNDTASMSVDRLSIILPLRPPKVTYHHAVPPTTTINIIMPLRGRQDSLQLFMTNLVQVLLDSHIRVGLTLVYFADGNEESIRKILKDSEAGITRLKTQLILLESTEFSRGKGLQEGVERTEFSGEILFFCDVDVLFTSAFLTRCISTPVRGHQVFIPMVFSQYNPEFVYPLHKHRIPPPLKQMEVKDDHGYWRVWGHGMVCVYKEDFLKIGGFDKDRTGWGGEDLAFVRRTINAGDYKIVRSLEPGLFHRYHKKECDVAGKYYSCLKMKASNEASKQAFGFWYFRQQEGLSVYGALAEGNQPHYHDEVEIDPRETKAEALYIPDSIEVVSQYRSLWDGLCLLVLLSVIGLDMFLMVQNLQLSRQMGLAKDV is encoded by the exons ATGTTACAGAATTACCGTCACCAGCTACACTCTTTCCTTTTAACTCAAGGTCCACTCATTCGTCTGTGCCTACGGTTGACCGTCTTGCTGGTTTTCACTGTATTCTGCCTttccaaaatatattcattttctg ACAGTGTCAAAGATCACCTTTGGAATCCATTCCGAGCGAAGAAGACCCAGAACGGGGAGTCACAGCACAGAGATGTTGCCCATAACTTACCCCCTCGGGAAGACGACGATGAGATCCTGAATGAAGATCCTAGGTACCCAAGAACGCGGGACTGGCT GTACGACCACATCTATTATTCTTTTTACGACGGCAACCGAGTGTACACCAACCAAGAATACACCGGAGGAACGGTCTCTCGCAACACTCATCACGATGAACAACTCATGCTCTCACAG GTTCGAGAAAGAGCCTACAAATTCTTTAGCACCAAGTCCCCAGGAAAATACTCGAAGGAAAACTGCAACTCCATAAG GTATCGCACAATTCCGACTGTTGGAATCGAAGCAGACGTCACTTGTAATGACACAGCTTCTATGTCAGTGGACAGGCTGAGTATCATCTTACCACTGAGACCACCCAAGGTCACCTATCATCATGCAGTCCCTCCTACGACGACAATCAACATTATTATGCCTCTAAGAGGCAGACAGGACAGCCTACAG CTCTTCATGACGAATCTTGTCCAGGTCTTGCTTGACAGTCATATCAGAGTGGGACTCACCCTCGTCTACTTTGCTGACGGGAATGAAGAGAGTATACGAAAAATCCTCAAGGATTCAGAAGCAGGGATTACTAGACTAAAGACACAATTAATCCTTTTGGAAAGTACGGAATTTTCCCGGGGCAAGGGCCTACAGGAGGGCGTGGAACGGACCGAATTCTCAGGGGAAATCCTCTTCTTCTGTGACGTGGATGTTCTCTTCACGAGCGCTTTTCTAACCAGATGTATCTCGACTCCTGTTAGGGGTCATCAG GTGTTCATCCCTATGGTGTTCTCACAGTACAACCCGGAGTTTGTGTATCCACTGCACAAACATCGGATTCCTCCTCCACTGAAACAAATGGAGGTGAAAGATGATCACGGATACTGGAGAGTCTGGGGACATG GAATGGTGTGTGTCTATAAAGAGGACTTCCTCAAAATAGGAGGTTTTGACAAAGACCGCACCGGTTGGGGAGGAGAGGACCTCGCTTTCGTCAGGAGAACCATCAATGCTGGAGATTATAAAATCGTAAG atcctTGGAACCTGGCCTTTTCCACCGGTACCACAAGAAAGAATGTGATGTCGCTGGTAAATACTACTCATGCTTGAAG ATGAAAGCATCGAACGAGGCCTCAAAACAAGCCTTTGGATTTTGGTACTTCCGGCAACAAGAAGGCCTCTCAGTGTATGGCGCCTTGGCCGAGGGTAACCAACCCCACTACCACGACGAAGTCGAGATAGACCCGAGGGAAACGAAAGCAGAAGCTTTGTACATCCCAGATAGCATAGAGGTGGTATCCCAATACCGATCTCTGTGGGATGGCCTATGCTTGCTTGTTTTACTGTCCGTCATTGGACTGGATATGTTCCTCATGGTACAGAACTTGCAACTCTCAAGACAAATGGGGTTGGCAAAGGATGTCTAG